The sequence CGCGAGCGCGAAGGCGGTTCCCGGCATCGAGCACTGGCGGATTCATCACACGGATGTGCGGCTCCTGCCTTTCGACATGTTCGGCAACGGGGACATCGACCTCGTGGCCGGCGGAGCGCCGTGTCAGCCCTTCAGTCTGGGCGGCAAGCACCGCGCGCAGGATGACTCCCGCAACATGTTCCCGGAGTTCGCACGCGCCGTGCGAGAGCTCCAGCCGCGAGCCTTCATCCTGGAGAACGTGAAGGGGCTCCTGCGCACGAGCTTTAGCGACTACTTCGAGTACATCAAGCTCCAGCTCACGTATCCGACGGTCACGAAGAAGCACGCCGAGGACTGGACCGAGCATCGCGCGCGCCTGGAGAAGGTGCACACGCGCGGTCGCTTTCCGGGCGTCCACTACAACGTGGTCTCGCAGCTTCTGAACGCCGCCAACTATGGCGTGCCGCAGTTGCGCGAGCGCGTCTTCATCGTGGGCTTCCGTGCGGACACGGGACTCGAGTGGAGCTTCCCCGAGCCCACTCACAGCGAGGACGCTCTGCTGTGGGACAAGTACATCACGGGGGCGTACTGGAAGCGGCACGGTCTGCGCCAACGTTCCTCGGAAAAGGGAGTCGCGCTGAGCGGCGTGCGAATGCGTGACCTCGAGGACGGCGAGCCCATCAAGACGAAGCCCTGGGTGACCATCCGTGACGCCATCGCGGACATGCCGACGCCCCGGGCAGACCGCGAATCGAAGGAGTTCAGCAACCACCGGCTCATGCCCGGAGCGAAGGTGTACCCGGGTCACACGGGTAGTCCCATCGACATGCCATCGAAGACGCTCAAGGCGGGTGTCCATGGGGTGCCTGGTGGCGAGAACATGATTGCCTTCGAGGACGGCTCCGTGCGGTACCTCACCGTACGCGAGGCGGCACGCGTCCAGTCATTCCCGGACGCGTGGCACTTTGAAGGCGCCTGGTCCGAGGTGATGCGGCAGTTGGGGAATGCGGTTCCCGTGGGGCTCGCGGAAGTCGTGGCCAAGAGCGTTGCGGCAAAGCTCGAAGGGGCCGGTGCCGCACCGGCTCATTCCGAGACGAGTTTTACCCGAGATGACTAACGCCCAGCCGGGTCATCTGTTGAAAAGCAATAGTTGCTGCCGTGGGAATCAGCGAGTCCTTCCTGATTTCCATGGTACGCTTTTCACGTGCGCCGAACTGAAACCGCAAAATTCGCAACAGAATTCAAGCTCAGCATTACCAGGGCGCTAGCAGATCAGCTCGACGAGAAGCTGGCCTCACTGACTCCGCATCCCCTGACAGACGAAGCTCTCAGTAGTCTCAAGCCGGAGCCAGGCGTCTACCTACTGTACCACAAGGGCGTCCGAGTATACGTCGGCAAGGCACAACAGTCCCTGTCAGCACGGCTTCACAATCACTGGAACAAGCTCCGCGGCCGAAAGAATATCGACATCAACAAGATGTCCTTCGTATGTCTATACGTCGACGAGGACCTCGATGCAGCCGCACCCGAGCGACTACTCATCAAGAAGTATCGAAATCCCCAGAACCCCACTGATGTTTCATGGAATACGAACGGGTTTGGAAACAAGGACCCAGGGCGCCAGCGCGACAAGAGCAAGATCGCAAAGAATCATTTCGACGCGATATATCCCATCAATTTGGCTTTCAATGAACTGCGATTGGGCGGCGGACGCACGACCGTCGGAAGACTCCTGTCGGAGTTAAAGCAGCAACTCCCATACAATCTCCGGTTCGAAAAAGACGATAAGGATGCGATTCGCGACTACGACATTAAACTGGAGGTTGAACAAGAGCGACTCACAACAGAAGATGCCATCGCGTTAGTCATTCACACGTTGCCTGAGAGATGGCAGGCGACAGCATTGCCTGGGTATCTAATCCTCTATCCAGAACGGACCGAATACAAAAGCGCATTGCGCCGGTGGCGAAGAACAGGAGGGAAGGTCGACGTCAAAGACCTCGACCCTGCACTGGCTCCTGAGGCGGAGATTCGCGAATCAACCGAGCGCGATTCGAACGTAATTGATGAAGATGCAGAGTGACCCGAAAACTCAATCGCGCTCTTCTTCTGTGCCTCAAGAGGAAATCCAATCCGCAAAGGCAACATGAGAGATTGTCGAGCCTCGCCCTGTTCGCCAAACTCTGAGTGAGTAGCTCTAGACGCACCTGAGGCGCTCACGACCCGGGTGCCCCAGCTTTCAGAGCCGAAGCTAGCACCACAGGTTGTGGCACAATTCTCGCGTCAAGACGTCCAGTTCAATCTGCGGGCAATTTGGAACGCTCGGAGCGTATTCCCAAATTTCCATGGGGGTGGCAAGCTTCAGTTGGGGCCGAAGTTCGGTCCACGCCCACCTGTAAGGTTCTTGGGGGTCCGCATGACCGCAGTTCCCACTCCTGCCCAACCAGCAAAATTCAACCTCCAGCCTCATCCGCGCATTCTTCCCATGCTGGGAGAGATCAACCTCCCGCAGTGGCGCTGTATTGCGGAACTCGTCGACAATTCCATAGACGGCTTTCTCCGGGCCCAACGCGAAGGACAAGCAATTGTCGGTCCTGAGATTCACGTCAGCCTTCCGACGACCAGCGCAGTGGGAGCGAAGGTCTCGATCCGTGACAATGGGCCAGGCATGTCGTCCAGCACCCTTGAGAATGCCGTCAAGGCCGGCTGGACTAGTAACGACCCAATCAACAATCTCGGGTTGTTTGGCATGGGCTTCAACATTGCAACCGCCAAACTTGGACGCATCACCACCGTCTGGACTGCACGACCAACCGACGGCGAGTGGACAGGTGTACGCATTGATTTCGACGCACTCACCCGAAACGGCGACTTTCTTACCGATGTTTTGACACGTGCGAAGATCGATCCCTTGGAACATGGCACCGAGGTGACAATCGAGTCGCTCAAGGCCGATCAACTACAATGGCTCGCGAAGACGGCAAACCGATCGCAACTCATGAAGCACCTGGCCGAAGCCTACTCAGCCATGCTTCGTGCAGGTGGACGACCCTTGGAGTTCTCTCTTTCTGTCAATTCATACAAGGTTCCCGGACACCAACAATGTGTCTGGGGCTCGAATGGAAGCCCAACACGAGAAGTTATTCTCCCTCCTCCTCTTGGAACTGTTTCCGCATTTCAAGCGGTCGACGTCAGCTTGCCCCCTCGTCCCTTCTGCCAGTCCTGCTGGCAGTGGCTCGCCGCCACACTGTCCGAATGCCCGACCTGTGGAGAAACAGGCTCGGTCGTCAGTAGGACTAGGCGTGTTCATGGCTGGCTGGGAGTCCAGCGCTATTTGCACGAGGCTGAATTTGGCATCGACTTTCTGCGCAATGGTCGAAAGATCGAAGTAAAGAGCAAGGAGTTGTTTGATTGGACAAATCCCGATGGCTCCGTCGAAAAAGAATACCCCATCGACGATCATCGCCGACTTGGCCGACTCGTCGGTGAAATCCATGTCGATCACTGCAGGGTAAGCTATATGAAGGATCGGTTCGAGCGGACCGATCCCGCCTGGGAAGAAATGCTGAGGATTGTTCGAGGCGATGGCCCTCTTCGCCCGGAGGTTGCCAAAAGCAAGCAGTTCGACCCGACGATCAATACGTCTCCGCTCTTCAAGTTGTACCAAGCATTCAGAAGATCTAGCCCCTATAAAAAAGTCCCGGGCTGTTACAAGAAGTTGCTCTTGGTTCCACCTGAGCACAATGCACAGGCCAGCAAGATGGCGGAGAAATTTCGCGCTGGCGACCCTATCTACTCAACCGACGCGAAATGGTGGGAACTGGTCGAGGAGGCGGATAGCGAACTGTTGAAAGGGGCGGTGCCTCCAGGACAGCCACCAGGG comes from Pyxidicoccus parkwaysis and encodes:
- a CDS encoding Eco29kI family restriction endonuclease, with the protein product MRRTETAKFATEFKLSITRALADQLDEKLASLTPHPLTDEALSSLKPEPGVYLLYHKGVRVYVGKAQQSLSARLHNHWNKLRGRKNIDINKMSFVCLYVDEDLDAAAPERLLIKKYRNPQNPTDVSWNTNGFGNKDPGRQRDKSKIAKNHFDAIYPINLAFNELRLGGGRTTVGRLLSELKQQLPYNLRFEKDDKDAIRDYDIKLEVEQERLTTEDAIALVIHTLPERWQATALPGYLILYPERTEYKSALRRWRRTGGKVDVKDLDPALAPEAEIRESTERDSNVIDEDAE
- a CDS encoding DNA cytosine methyltransferase, whose amino-acid sequence is MNSIELFTGAGGLALGTHQAGFRHRGLVEWDEDACDTLRKNASAKAVPGIEHWRIHHTDVRLLPFDMFGNGDIDLVAGGAPCQPFSLGGKHRAQDDSRNMFPEFARAVRELQPRAFILENVKGLLRTSFSDYFEYIKLQLTYPTVTKKHAEDWTEHRARLEKVHTRGRFPGVHYNVVSQLLNAANYGVPQLRERVFIVGFRADTGLEWSFPEPTHSEDALLWDKYITGAYWKRHGLRQRSSEKGVALSGVRMRDLEDGEPIKTKPWVTIRDAIADMPTPRADRESKEFSNHRLMPGAKVYPGHTGSPIDMPSKTLKAGVHGVPGGENMIAFEDGSVRYLTVREAARVQSFPDAWHFEGAWSEVMRQLGNAVPVGLAEVVAKSVAAKLEGAGAAPAHSETSFTRDD
- a CDS encoding ATP-binding protein, with product MTAVPTPAQPAKFNLQPHPRILPMLGEINLPQWRCIAELVDNSIDGFLRAQREGQAIVGPEIHVSLPTTSAVGAKVSIRDNGPGMSSSTLENAVKAGWTSNDPINNLGLFGMGFNIATAKLGRITTVWTARPTDGEWTGVRIDFDALTRNGDFLTDVLTRAKIDPLEHGTEVTIESLKADQLQWLAKTANRSQLMKHLAEAYSAMLRAGGRPLEFSLSVNSYKVPGHQQCVWGSNGSPTREVILPPPLGTVSAFQAVDVSLPPRPFCQSCWQWLAATLSECPTCGETGSVVSRTRRVHGWLGVQRYLHEAEFGIDFLRNGRKIEVKSKELFDWTNPDGSVEKEYPIDDHRRLGRLVGEIHVDHCRVSYMKDRFERTDPAWEEMLRIVRGDGPLRPEVAKSKQFDPTINTSPLFKLYQAFRRSSPYKKVPGCYKKLLLVPPEHNAQASKMAEKFRAGDPIYSTDAKWWELVEEADSELLKGAVPPGQPPGTNPPPSAGPAGNQPPLPGFGGTTSPIPAAKPNPQAQPPAAPVPIRSAIRALTQEYRETSTGQTYNIRAFEVSATDPDLVDPKHPWRLKADPSGVFQFLVNPSHAIFQSATMTPLDALLTQLAWAITDYQRSIKATADFDVVLANLREAYGAPSKIDSIALSTSAASVLSAIGRTVSKELDASEGAALFKELTEPEQNEIIGKMVTRQVSSPKSLIGEGKFLEFASRQTLIKIFSRFPELFFDGRCWEDSFSTLDLPTAAATEQAKGERVRYYSGLLLDALWLAECDPSALAEASRPRLLRSALALELLTPDED